A window from Bombus pascuorum chromosome 12, iyBomPasc1.1, whole genome shotgun sequence encodes these proteins:
- the LOC132912960 gene encoding beclin-1-like protein isoform X2, whose protein sequence is MEHLVPPFKLTESANGTNGFMLVGDSGETESLGHHLKVRVTMFDILSSSSCADHPLCDECTDSLLLLMDQQLRMTEGEWSDYNEYLKKIELEQQHQGHEDIEMETLTKELQDVKSEEERMISELEALRKEEIATRNAIAQQERERERLQREEERYWKEYSKHKRDLILAEDEQRSLECQLTYAASQLERLKKTNVFNATFHIWHSGHFGTINSFRLGRLPSAPVDWSEINAAWGQTTLLLTALARKMNLTFKRFRLVPFGNHSYIEALDQHRELPLYGSGGFKFLWDTKFDAAMVAFLDCLQQFKEQVEKGDSGFCLPYRMDRGKIEDSATGNSYSIKIQFNSEEQWTKALKFLLTNLKWGLAWVSSQFTKDEAEH, encoded by the exons ATGGAACATTTAGTGCCACCATTTAAATTAACTGAATCTGCAAATGGAACAAATGGATTCATGTTAGTTGGGGATTCTGGGGAAACGGAAAGTTTAGGTCATCATTTAAAG gTACGGGTAACAATGTTTGATATCCTTAGTAGTAGTAGTTGTGCTGATCATCCACTCTGTGATGAATGTACGGATagtcttttattattaatggaTCAACAACTGAGAATGACTGAAGGGGAATGGTCAGATTATAATGAGTActtaaagaaaatagaattagaGCAACAACATCAGGGTCATGAAGATATAGAAATGGAAACTCTCACAAAAGAATTGCAAGATGTGAAATctgaagaagaaagaatgatAAGCGAATTAGAGGCattaagaaaggaagaaattgcAACTAGAAATGCCATAGCTCAACAAGAAAGGGAAAGGGAAAGGTTACAAAGGGAAGAAGAAAGGTATTGGAAGGAATATTCAAAACACAAAAGAGATCTCATATTAGCAGAAGATGAACAGCGTAG cTTGGAGTGTCAGTTAACTTATGCTGCTTCACAACTAGAGAGACTGAAGAAAACAAACGTTTTCAATGCTACATTTCACATTTGGCACTCAGGACACTTTGGAACTATAAATTCCTTCCGGTTAGGTAGATTACCAAGTGCACCAGTAGATTGGAGTGAAATAAACGCTGCTTGGGGACAGACCACTTTGCTATTAACAGCTCTTGCTAGAAAAATGAATCTCACATTTAAACGTTTTCGTTTAGTGCCATTTGGTAATCACAGTTATATTGAAGCTTTAGATCAACACAGAGAACTACCATTATATGGAAGTGGaggatttaaatttctatggGATACAAAATTTGATGCAGCAATGGTCgcgtttcttgattgtttacAACAATTTAAAGAGCAAGTGGAAAAAGGGGACAGTGGATTCTGTCTTCCATATAGAATGGATCGTGGAAAGATAGAAGATTCTGCAACAGGAAACTCTTACTCCATCAA AATACAATTTAATTCAGAAGAACAATGGACCAAGGCATTGAAATTTCTGTTAACGAATTTAAAATGGGGCCTTGCTTGGGTTAGTTCCCAATTCACAAAAGATGAGGCTGAGCATTAG
- the LOC132912960 gene encoding beclin-1-like protein isoform X1, whose protein sequence is MVDMKSNVSFACQRCLQPLRLDPSFYHLGEHTLAELSLPIQQHVVGELEPQSGSMEHLVPPFKLTESANGTNGFMLVGDSGETESLGHHLKVRVTMFDILSSSSCADHPLCDECTDSLLLLMDQQLRMTEGEWSDYNEYLKKIELEQQHQGHEDIEMETLTKELQDVKSEEERMISELEALRKEEIATRNAIAQQERERERLQREEERYWKEYSKHKRDLILAEDEQRSLECQLTYAASQLERLKKTNVFNATFHIWHSGHFGTINSFRLGRLPSAPVDWSEINAAWGQTTLLLTALARKMNLTFKRFRLVPFGNHSYIEALDQHRELPLYGSGGFKFLWDTKFDAAMVAFLDCLQQFKEQVEKGDSGFCLPYRMDRGKIEDSATGNSYSIKIQFNSEEQWTKALKFLLTNLKWGLAWVSSQFTKDEAEH, encoded by the exons ATGGTTGATATGAAAAGTAATGTGAGTTTTGCGTGTCAACGATGTCTACAACCTCTCAGACTAGATCCAAGTTTTTATCATCTCGGAGAACACACGCTAGCCGAACTTTCAC ttCCCATTCAACAACATGTGGTGGGTGAGCTAGAGCCCCAAAGTGGAAGTATGGAACATTTAGTGCCACCATTTAAATTAACTGAATCTGCAAATGGAACAAATGGATTCATGTTAGTTGGGGATTCTGGGGAAACGGAAAGTTTAGGTCATCATTTAAAG gTACGGGTAACAATGTTTGATATCCTTAGTAGTAGTAGTTGTGCTGATCATCCACTCTGTGATGAATGTACGGATagtcttttattattaatggaTCAACAACTGAGAATGACTGAAGGGGAATGGTCAGATTATAATGAGTActtaaagaaaatagaattagaGCAACAACATCAGGGTCATGAAGATATAGAAATGGAAACTCTCACAAAAGAATTGCAAGATGTGAAATctgaagaagaaagaatgatAAGCGAATTAGAGGCattaagaaaggaagaaattgcAACTAGAAATGCCATAGCTCAACAAGAAAGGGAAAGGGAAAGGTTACAAAGGGAAGAAGAAAGGTATTGGAAGGAATATTCAAAACACAAAAGAGATCTCATATTAGCAGAAGATGAACAGCGTAG cTTGGAGTGTCAGTTAACTTATGCTGCTTCACAACTAGAGAGACTGAAGAAAACAAACGTTTTCAATGCTACATTTCACATTTGGCACTCAGGACACTTTGGAACTATAAATTCCTTCCGGTTAGGTAGATTACCAAGTGCACCAGTAGATTGGAGTGAAATAAACGCTGCTTGGGGACAGACCACTTTGCTATTAACAGCTCTTGCTAGAAAAATGAATCTCACATTTAAACGTTTTCGTTTAGTGCCATTTGGTAATCACAGTTATATTGAAGCTTTAGATCAACACAGAGAACTACCATTATATGGAAGTGGaggatttaaatttctatggGATACAAAATTTGATGCAGCAATGGTCgcgtttcttgattgtttacAACAATTTAAAGAGCAAGTGGAAAAAGGGGACAGTGGATTCTGTCTTCCATATAGAATGGATCGTGGAAAGATAGAAGATTCTGCAACAGGAAACTCTTACTCCATCAA AATACAATTTAATTCAGAAGAACAATGGACCAAGGCATTGAAATTTCTGTTAACGAATTTAAAATGGGGCCTTGCTTGGGTTAGTTCCCAATTCACAAAAGATGAGGCTGAGCATTAG
- the LOC132912962 gene encoding uridine diphosphate glucose pyrophosphatase NUDT14-like, with product MDIKAQEKQNKNIRRRILDVQQLRIAECPSDSPWIRPVRIHYQQDGEQKDWDVVRAHDGVSIIIFNISRKKLVFVRQYRPAFFYTFLPEKQGPVDLKQYPPSLGLTLELCAGIVDKDKPLVEIAKDEVREECGYEVPTEAFKYVITFRYVSTSVCKHTLFYVEVTDEMHTHPGGGAASEGELIEVVELSIPEVKEYINSEEVQSPPCLLYGVTWFLANKSQHCS from the exons ATGGATATAAAGGCACAAGagaagcaaaataaaaatatacgtcGAAGAATACTCGATGTACAACAATTACGTATAGCAGAATGTCCGTCGGATTCACCGTGGATCAGACCCGTTCGGATACATTACCAACAAGATGGCGAACAGAAAGATTGGGATGTGGTAAGAGCACATGATGGTGTGAGTATAATTATCTTCAACATCAGCCGAAAGAAACTAGTGTTTGTTCGACAATATCGCCCAGCGTTCTTTTATACGTTTCTTCCGGAGAAACAAGGTCCGGTAGATCTTAAACAATATCCACCGTCACTGGGTTTAACTTTGGAACTTTGCGCCGGTATTGTGGATAAAGATAAACCACTTGTCGAGATTGCGAAAGATGAAGTAAGAGAAGAATGTGGATACGAAGTGCCAACAGAAGCCTTTAAATATGTCATTACTTTCAG GTATGTTTCCACTTCAGTCTGCAAACATACACTGTTTTACGTGGAAGTTACAGATGAGATGCATACACATCCTG GAGGGGGTGCTGCATCTGAAGGTGAACTGATCGAAGTGGTGGAACTAAGCATCCCAGAAGTAAAAGAATACATCAATTCTGAGGAAGTTCAAAGTCCACCTTGTTTATTATATGGTGTCACCTGGTTTTTAGCTAACAAATCTCAACACTGTTCTTAA